The proteins below come from a single Gossypium raimondii isolate GPD5lz chromosome 2, ASM2569854v1, whole genome shotgun sequence genomic window:
- the LOC105787610 gene encoding uncharacterized protein LOC105787610, translated as MACQDLVVVVTLVFMVVVGAFAVESSPSPVPSKVSSPSKSPSPSSPVSSPNSPSIKSSSQSSNGLSFSPSKSHEGAPKSSHPGAPKSSSSSFSPNPSQSGNPNANKGYSSEVESPEVVSSPPSPTANNEVSYSPTPSPESTGDVVDSETLAPAPSNAIERKATTCIVGVVTIVGFFLF; from the coding sequence atgGCATGCCAAGatcttgttgttgttgttacaCTTGTTTTCATGGTTGTTGTTGGGGCATTTGCTGTCGAATCATCACCTTCACCAGTCCCTTCCAAGGTATCTTCACCTTCGAAGTCACCATCTCCTTCTTCTCCGGTTTCTTCCCCCAATTCCCCCTCCATTAAGTCATCGTCACAATCCTCTAATGGCTTATCTTTTTCACCATCAAAATCCCACGAAGGAGCACCCAAGTCATCTCATCCTGGTGCACCAAAGAGCTCTTCAAGCTCCTTTTCCCCTAATCCTAGTCAAAGCGGCAACCCTAACGCCAACAAAGGATACTCTTCTGAGGTTGAGTCTCCTGAAGTGGTCTCATCCCCTCCTTCACCCACTGCCAATAATGAAGTTTCTTACTCCCCTACTCCTAGCCCTGAAAGCACGGGTGATGTTGTTGATAGTGAGACCCTTGCACCAGCACCCTCTAATGCCATTGAAAGAAAGGCCACCACTTGTATTGTCGGTGTTGTAACTATTGTCGGATTCTTCCTCTTTTAA
- the LOC105789443 gene encoding early nodulin-20-like — protein sequence MACQDLVVVVALVFMVVVGAFAVESSPSPVPSKASSPSKSPSPSSLASSPKSPSIKSPSQDSNGSSFSPSKSHEGAPKSSHPGAPKSSSSSSSPNPSQSDNPNANKGYSSEVESPEEVSSPPSPTANDEVSHSPTPSPESTGDVVDSETLAPAPSNAIEIKATTCIVSVVTLVGFFLF from the coding sequence atgGCATGCCAAGatcttgttgttgttgttgcacTTGTTTTCATGGTTGTTGTTGGGGCATTTGCTGTCGAATCGTCACCTTCACCAGTCCCTTCCAAGGCATCTTCACCTTCGAAGTCACCATCTCCTTCTTCTCTGGCTTCTTCCCCCAAGTCCCCCTCCATTAAGTCACCGTCACAAGACTCCAATGGCTCATCTTTTTCACCATCAAAATCCCACGAAGGAGCACCCAAGTCATCTCATCCTGGTGCCCCAAAGAGCTCTTCAAGCTCCTCTTCCCCTAATCCTAGTCAAAGCGACAACCCTAACGCCAACAAAGGATACTCTTCTGAGGTTGAGTCTCCTGAGGAGGTCTCATCCCCTCCTTCACCAACTGCCAATGATGAAGTTTCTCACTCCCCTACTCCTAGCCCTGAAAGCACGGGTGATGTTGTCGATAGTGAGACCCTTGCACCAGCACCCTCTAATGCCATTGAAATAAAGGCCACCACTTGTATTGTCAGTGTTGTAACTCTTGTCGGATTCTTCCTCTTTTAA